A stretch of Candidatus Dojkabacteria bacterium DNA encodes these proteins:
- the pilM gene encoding type IV pilus assembly protein PilM, producing MAERLPDHFGIDFGNHSVKAVYLKNFASKTPELAGIGNIKTPFGVLNSENDVHKDRLASVVRQMINDAGIRVKQVVAAVPESVVSTRVSTYKGVKESELAQAVYWDAKQSLPVPIEEMQVDHTVLGEKKETQEFLVLRVAATKKIIQTYIDVLERAGLEPIAIETEGVAIARMIKHTTGIPEAIVLDFGSQTTDMSIVKQGNLVFSQSISTGSDSLTRSIMNDFSLEYPQAEEYKIKYGLEASQLEGKIFNSLEPIVKIIVGEVVRGIEFYKSQTGFSSPKDVYLVGDGALLPGLALYLTDQLGLNISLADPWQNFKIRGEYEKILENSRSAYAVAVGLALKDI from the coding sequence ATGGCTGAGCGTTTACCCGATCATTTTGGAATAGATTTTGGAAATCATTCTGTAAAAGCTGTTTATCTAAAGAATTTTGCAAGCAAAACTCCGGAACTTGCAGGAATAGGAAATATTAAAACTCCATTTGGGGTTTTAAACAGTGAAAACGATGTTCACAAAGACAGACTTGCTTCTGTTGTTAGGCAAATGATTAACGATGCAGGAATACGGGTTAAGCAAGTAGTTGCTGCTGTTCCTGAATCAGTAGTTTCAACACGAGTCTCTACATATAAAGGTGTAAAAGAAAGTGAGCTTGCTCAGGCAGTATACTGGGATGCTAAGCAGTCTTTACCTGTCCCAATAGAGGAAATGCAAGTTGATCACACCGTACTTGGTGAGAAAAAAGAAACCCAGGAGTTTCTTGTACTTAGGGTTGCTGCTACAAAAAAAATTATTCAAACTTACATTGATGTACTTGAACGTGCAGGGCTTGAACCAATTGCAATAGAAACCGAAGGTGTTGCTATTGCCCGAATGATAAAACATACAACCGGGATTCCTGAAGCAATTGTACTTGATTTTGGTTCTCAGACTACTGACATGAGTATTGTGAAACAAGGTAATCTTGTATTCTCTCAGAGTATTTCTACAGGGTCGGATTCGCTTACTAGATCCATTATGAACGATTTTTCGCTTGAATATCCACAGGCTGAAGAATACAAAATTAAATATGGACTCGAAGCCTCACAACTTGAAGGGAAAATATTTAATTCACTTGAACCAATTGTAAAAATCATTGTAGGAGAAGTTGTTCGTGGCATTGAATTTTACAAATCACAAACAGGGTTTTCATCGCCCAAAGATGTATATTTGGTAGGTGATGGGGCTCTGCTTCCCGGGCTTGCACTTTATTTAACCGATCAACTGGGGCTTAACATTTCACTTGCAGATCCTTGGCAGAATTTTAAGATACGTGGCGAATACGAGAAAATTCTTGAAAATAGTCGATCAGCCTACGCTGTTGCTGTAGGACTTGCTTTAAAAGATATTTAA